In Sesamum indicum cultivar Zhongzhi No. 13 linkage group LG8, S_indicum_v1.0, whole genome shotgun sequence, the sequence ATACAAAGTAGacattattttcttgtcaTGCTCCACCTGTCGTCTCAAACGATCTTCCACACTTTCACCTTCAATTTCACTAATAGTGCTCCCATCAAGAGATAAGGTGGAATCATTTCTCTCAAGCGAGATCCttctttgaattatttgaatcCCTGTGGCAATAGAAGCATCCATAGCTTTAAAATCTTCACTATTTGCAGACACCCTGGGACTCATATCATTTAATGGTACTTCAATTCCTCGAGAAGATATTTGTGATAGCAAGAGCTTCAAATCTTCACTTGCTCTCAGAGACTCCTTCATAGACCGTTGTTGTTCTAAGAGTCTTCCAGACAACTGTCTTCCCCTAATTCCAAGAGCTAATTTATAGGCAGCACCAAGATCCAAAGACTCAGAGATTTGTaaactatcatttttattagGTCTCAAATCCATTTGAATTTCATCTGCTGGAATAAGCTCTCTTCCAATTCTAAGAGTGCCTTCATGTTCTGTAGCCACTTCTTTCCATAGCTCAGCTGTGCCAGCAGAGTCACTTGCCAGATTAGAAGCTTCCCCGCATTCAGCATGGACTACTTTCTCCATCTGAGTGGGGCTTGTAtcatctaaaataaataacaaagagGTAATTAGATAAGGCAAAACAATTAAACCCAAAGGTTTCagattcaaaagaaaaatgattagAAGAAAAGGAAGTGTCCAACTATTGTTCGTAATCAACTCATGTATTCAAAAGGTATCAGGTCTAAAAAAGCCAACAGATCAACCACAATTGCAAGTCAACAAATTCGTGGAACTtgttataattgattttatgagtcaaatatatgtttatgatacaaataattgaatatgtTCAGTAATTAATTGCAGGAACAATATGCTGAATGGCAAAAGGCATCCATGTACATACTCTTCTGTTTTCTCCATGTTTGCTTACCAGGAGGCTTGACTTCTCATGAAAGCATGAATGCATTTTAGAAAATAGATACTTTGGGACCACCAAACTGTCACCAATGCTTGAATGTAAAAGAAATCCAATATATGGTCATGGACACAGTGAAAAATGTAATACAAATTTGACTTACTGGTCTCTTTTGATTCATAATAATGAGTCCCACTAATATTGGGAGATGGTAGTGCTTCCGAAGAAGATATGAGTTCAGATGGTTCACTGACACCATTCTTATGGTCAAGCTGCCTCCGGTTAAGTTCCTCTAACCCATGCCCAACTGGTGCCTCAGGTTCTACATTATGTCTGGAATTAGTAGGGTCCCCTGACTCAGTAAGTGAAAACTCAGTTGGTTGAACTGGATCTATTGACTTCTCTGAAGCTGGACAATCAGCAAAAGCAATAATTTGAGGTTCCACAGATACATAATCATCTGGTGAATCTTCCGCTGAAATCTCCGTTTCACAAATAAGtgcattctcattttcattttcattatccCAAAAAGGACCTTCTGATTCCGTATCAGAAGTGACCTTGACCTTTGTATATTCTACGTGTGGCAGCAGGTCAGCATCCTTGTTCCACTTTTGCCCTAATTGATATGATCTTTCCGTTATCTCCTGCACCTCATCCACATTATATTTAGACATAACACATGGATCAAGCTCAGCTCCCTCACTGTCAATTGATTTGCTCTGGAACAAGTTTTCAGTATATGTTCTGGAAACCCATTGCTCATTGCAACATGCACATATTCTTGTGCCAGAAGAACCATTGTTATGTTCATCAGATGTAGCACCTTCAGCTAGGCCACAGTAAGGCTCAGCCCCCAGTTTGCCAACTAATAATCTGTAAGTTTCAGCATTTGACTTGTTTACTGTGGCGAATGAGAACAAGCAACTTTCACAGGTCCCATGAACATCAACAAGGTTATCATGGAGTTTACAAAGAACTAAAGAAGAGATCTTTAACTTGTGCCTGTGGCAGATTAAATCCCAGTAAAAGCCAGATCTTTCACTGCCCAGGACATGATCTAGTCTTGAGCATAGCAAACATGGAATTTGCAATTGGCAATAACGAGCAAACCTTGTAACCAAGTAGGAGAAATTAGCATcaataaaaagcaaaaaaatcaGCATCCATTCGAGAACTGCTGAAACTAAAAGTGAGGCAATACTGAGAGAAACTCTTTGCCCAGATTCATTGGCTGGACTCTGCTTTGAATCCATTTGACCTGAAACTCCAGGGCGAGAGGTTGATCACTCCAATGAAACAGGCATGCAATATCCCCGATGGTACAAAGGATAATCCAGTACTGTAACCACAGAAATAAAAAACGCatgttagaaaaaattcaGACTACCAGATTTCTCCAGCAGCATAACACAGGAAAGATAACATAAATCGATTGAAGCACATTTTTAAGCATAAAACGAGTAACTGCATACATGATTCTACTTGAACTATGAATCTCATGGTGTCAAACACCAGAATTCTCCGCAAACTGAAAACATAAAGAATAGGCATTCATTACATCCTCAGGAAATAGCCAACAAGCATCTGATTAACGCACAACGAGAAAGCAATGACGCAAACAATGAGTCAACCTTAACAAAATAGTCATGCCATCACAGAATTATTGCATTCAAATTACCAACACTCGTCCATACGTTACTCTTATTGCAATCCAAATACACATGAAAGTATGAACAAACCATCAATATccaaaaagaatcaaaagttccgaacaatgaaaagaaaaaaacggGAGAACAGCATAGAATCAAACCTGATCTCCAAGAAAATCAGCAGCTTCACCGAACATGGATCGCTGACAAAATAGAGCAAAATAAAGACACCAAAATGAGCAGGATtcaaaccaagaaaagaaagacaagAAACCCAGATATATTCCTGTCCCCactctatatatacaaatacatataAGTGTATGTTATGGTGATGGTGATGTAACAGTTAAGTCTTTGAAAAATTCCAACAGAGATGTATCAGGGACGAGATTGGTTGGAAAATGATTAAGATAATGGGAAAAAGACAAGTTGGAGAGGAGAAGCCGACAGTATGACCAAAGAGAGTCTGCTGACTGATGACTCTGGAAATGTGACAAAGTTGGCATTATAGAGCCGAAAGGTGGCCACCCGCCACCCCACCCCCTTCCCCTCAAAAAGCAAAAGCCTTTCAGCAAATCGGATCATAGGTTTGTTCTTTTTACCTGTAGTTTTCGGATGAACACTTGAATCACCCGAGGAAGCCACCTTCAGTTTTTACCTTTTATCGCTGGTATTGTAAGAAATGATCCCCAGGGGGAAAGGGTGAAAGGATAATAGAAATAGAACTCtataacacaaaaaattaggGCACAAAAATAGGAAATTGAGAAATGAATAGCAAAGAACAATTTGGTACCTGAGAGCTAACAAACGTTTTTAAATGGCTCAATTAGCATTAATTGTGGAGGGAAACTCGTGGTGAAAAACTCCATACGTCTgcttcaattataattttttttaatattattaatctatttattttaatttattctatcGCATAAgaccaacaaaaaataaaatttaaaatttgaatatacaatctgtattaaaaaaaaaaaaaagctgaaaagagaaaccaataaaatataaaattttgatctttttaacATGTTCCGCCAAATAcgtataaattttcaatttaggGGGACTATATGCATAACCTAAACTATTTCAAAATCGCGATGACTATCATAGGGAAAGCATTTTACAAAAGTTGAGATATACTcagattggatcaattaaaatatcatgGAGCAAAATTTCCTACCTCTAAAAGGCCTTCGTATGTAactctataatttatttcaaaatttattatataataaaaataaaaaataactatcttTTACAGAATATTTCTATCCAGCTGGTcaataacatttaattattgtaagaTTTATACAAACATGGCACGTGCCATTAAACCACGAGGGTTTTGGCCTAACAACTGCAGATTTCATAACTCATATAGGGTGTTTCGATGAGTTTTTAAACTTTCCCAAATAtcttaaaaagtatttgaaaatttatataatgttaTAAAGTGGTtggtatatgtatatatatatatttttttgaaaaatttataaaattttaaaataaaatagtcaagatctataaattatttaaaagaaaattaagctGAACCCATCTTcttttatatgatttaaaattatcatttcattttaaagtatatgatttaaaattctaatagttttatgatttttttcaatggttattataatatgaagaatttattgtattaaatattataacattttataagcaattttttaagtaaatagcaataaattactattacaaacatcaatatttaacaaataccaataataataataagaatcaAATACTAttcatcaatatcatatattatatttaatcaacacATATTAAAGTATAACTAGACCAACTTGAATATCCTACACATTGGTGGGGTTTAAACCCACAATTTAGAATTATGGAGTCTCAACTTCGCCAAATGAGTTAGGCCTCATCggcaacatcttataagctttgaCTTCTTAATTATCTAAACACTTTAAGGTCTCGTTTGATTGGTGTGGTCagacataataaaattatttattattatgcctaATCACACGTTTGTTTCAGAGTATTAgaactaaatattaatatctggCCCGATCTTAGCAATTCTAATTTATGGGTAATGTGTCCCACCTGAGAGGTGGAATACATTATTCTATCGGTTAATTTAAGATAGAATTAAAAGATTTCTTCATTTCAACTTGCTTTacttttttcacaaaataagatgaaaaccatatttttcaatttgattttgtttttacttataaaatatatgcatgCTTAAATGAATGTACGtcaaactataataatttaataacaatatatataataaaaaatattacttcgttcttttatatttttgtaaaatatttgagttttgattagttattaatttcaaaaagtaaaatttttaccatatttttataactttttttttaaaaaatatacatttgctttattttttttaatttatggaaTGTATATTTTAACCTTCTCTTACATATAAatgcagaaaagaaaaggaactaTTCCACaagaattaatattgtaaaaataatatttcaataattattgagaggtctttttaacttttgtaattattcacaagttacaatattaatatataaataacttaaaaatggTCATTTTAAAAGTAATCATACTTTGTAattcattcaattaaatatgatattatattatgcaggtatacaaatatacatgtatatatgtacgtaTAATAAGgcggaaaaagaaaaatgaaaaagaaaaaaggaaaaaaggagGAGGAATAATGAAAAAGGGGTAATAGGGTAAAGTACaaaattgcaagaaaaaaagatcGGACAAGTTTTGACCTAAATACCCATCTCCCACAGCATTGGTAGCGG encodes:
- the LOC105168894 gene encoding myosin-binding protein 1, which translates into the protein MDSKQSPANESGQRVSLSIASLLVSAVLEWMLIFLLFIDANFSYLVTRFARYCQLQIPCLLCSRLDHVLGSERSGFYWDLICHRHKLKISSLVLCKLHDNLVDVHGTCESCLFSFATVNKSNAETYRLLVGKLGAEPYCGLAEGATSDEHNNGSSGTRICACCNEQWVSRTYTENLFQSKSIDSEGAELDPCVMSKYNVDEVQEITERSYQLGQKWNKDADLLPHVEYTKVKVTSDTESEGPFWDNENENENALICETEISAEDSPDDYVSVEPQIIAFADCPASEKSIDPVQPTEFSLTESGDPTNSRHNVEPEAPVGHGLEELNRRQLDHKNGVSEPSELISSSEALPSPNISGTHYYESKETNDTSPTQMEKVVHAECGEASNLASDSAGTAELWKEVATEHEGTLRIGRELIPADEIQMDLRPNKNDSLQISESLDLGAAYKLALGIRGRQLSGRLLEQQRSMKESLRASEDLKLLLSQISSRGIEVPLNDMSPRVSANSEDFKAMDASIATGIQIIQRRISLERNDSTLSLDGSTISEIEGESVEDRLRRQVEHDKKIMSTLYKELEEERNASAIAANQSMAMITRLQEEKAALHMEALQCLRMMDEQAEHDDEALQQANDLLTDKEKQIQDLEYELELYKNQFGDISLPNTCVKPRPESDAGVLKVHKIEANCESNMTAFSNSDNDKPDISNKIDGASKTLDREMASERISLPQFEDEKGFILQCLRKLEEKLYMFAKHDIYSDMIDDASSTGKVLKASAPEQLDSVGVSQENGRKKNNNLPTDGVVHKETPSKDLCGNEDESEGYGEFKSGQHANKDAELDALRHELSVMNNRLEALEAEKNVIECSINSLEKGSEGFELIREIAVWLQELHSVHIRTRSEDLT